The Mugil cephalus isolate CIBA_MC_2020 chromosome 21, CIBA_Mcephalus_1.1, whole genome shotgun sequence genome includes the window GTTTTGACGCGAAAGTAGAATAATGTCTACGCGAGTTTTGATCCTTTCTTTAAACTGTCCATTTTGAGTGCTGAGGTGCAGACGTGCAATGCTACAGTACTTGAAACAGctataaaacaaacagtaaataaaaagtccAATATTCACCATTGTCTGAATTGTAGTGCCTTGGTGTAAGTGTCGGTACGAGTGCAAAATCAACCCCGAAAAAGCACATTATTACCTATGAGCTCTCTTCCAAACCCCTTCATCTCCATATGCACATCATTTCATTAACATGCTGCAAGTGTCTCCAGCAAGTTGATGAGAAAAGAGTCCAGCTTCTTATCAGTCCACTCTGGTTTAATTAAGGCTGTGGAAATCATCAGGACAGGTGTTACTGCGTATTCATGAGGGCTCCACGTGCATGCGAGTGTTTTGTACGCGTGTGCCTTTGTTGCCTCGTTCTGAACACAGTCATCTTGCAGGAACATTCTAACTGTCCCATTCACCGGCCCTGGGGTCCTTTCAACACTCCCATGACCAAAGCAGTCAATACTGCAGCACCAGCGTTGTTGTACCGCCTTTGTTTAAGCAAACAATCAGGAGGAGAGTGAGGTGGCTGGCCTGGACGATGCCAGAAATGACTGTAACTGGCCTCTCTCTACCTCTTTCTCCCATGTTCTCTGTCCTGGTGTAGAACAGTTCAGAGGTCAGAGCCCCTGAAGGGTTGTTTGCTACCTGCTGATGTGTCACTATTACAGTCATCCCATTCTCTAGACCACATCCACAGAGGGTGGATGACATATTGGTACTAATCCTCCACAGTCTGCACCATTTCTGCCCATTCTGCTCACTTTAACCATCATGAtacataattttgtttttgacttttgaaTTATACATGATCCTAACACTCCAGCTTCCTGAGAAAAGCACAACACTGCAGAAAAGCTTCCTGTTGCGTTTCCTTGCTACGTACTCATGTGTTTATCTGCGTGCGTGCGTCGACCTTCTAAAGCCAACTTGCAATTTTGTGGTATTTCCCCGCTCGCCGGTCACTCCCTGACCAGATTCCTATCATACCCACAACAACATAATCATTTAGCTGTCAGCTTACTGACCATCATGTCCCAAGAATACGGCCTGATTTTAGCAGCGCTGTGAACCTTACGTAACACAGCAATAGTCACTTCTGCTGTGACAGTTTTAAGCAGTGACGATGGTTTCTCGTAGAACCATCTTTCTTTTagagaacaaaagaacaaaaccttttaaaaagTCTCAACAATGCTACTTCTGCGTCTATAAATCTCCCCTGACTTATTCTTATTTTCATCTTATAGGATGGTTGGTTGCACTCCTTTCCTGGTGGTGTCGTACTTCTACCTCTGGTTCGTCCCTCCTTTCAGCAGTAGCGGCCGGTTCATCTGGTACCTAGGCTTCTACTGCCTCTACCAAACCCTCATCACTGTAAGTATGCACGCTCTTCCACAACTGGATGTCTGAGAAATTCTGACTGGTGTGTGATGCCTCAGATAACTGTAAAGCAGGACTTTACAAGGGAGAAGTGAGGAAAGCGGGATAAAAGTCATGATTGATGCAGCGCTCAGCCCGTGGATGATACATTACATAAGATAAAATGCATCAGGAATAACAATGCTTAAAGTGGGGATGATTACAGACGTCTCGCGCCAGTCTCTGACAGCTCCCGCTGGGATCTAGACTTTGATTTGTGTGACGAGCAGCAGATTAGAGCCTGGAGCGCTCAGACACCTCACCTCAAAGGGGAAGTGTAGTTATTTAGGCTGCCTTTTGTTATTATGGTGCAAACCATtactctttttctctctgttctggCCCTGCTCTGGGGTAACCCATATAGCATGTGCTACAGAGCACGGAGACTGCTGCGGCCACACTGTGGTGAGCTGTAACTGCATGTCATCTTAACTACTTGATAAGTATACGGTCAGTCCTGCCAGGAACCTCTCGCTGGATAAATGCTGGTTGCCGCTTTTAGCCGCCCTTCATTGTCTCTGAGCCGCGTGTTTGTGCAAACTTTGCTGGGAAAAGGGCAGCTGTTATCATTCAGAGGGTCACAGTCTGTAAACAGAGGTTAGCATGCATGATATCATCTATTTATGCAATCAGCTAATAATGGGTTTCCATCCAATTAATCAGTTCTCACTTGTACTTCGTTGTTAAGCAGGTTCGGTTCTATAAATGTTTGCATCCAGGAAAAGCCCCATAAATGACATGCTGCATAGGAgctggctgaaaaaaaaaacaaaaaaaccctttCACGACACCGCATTTATTTTGGTTGTGGCAGTGCATACTCATTTGGCCACAGAGCTGACTGAGCCCTTGTGTAAATtacaaagtgaagcaggacTCGGGTTGCTCTCCTATTCTCTAAAGAGGTGGTGAAGAAGGCGAAAACAGATCTGAGGTTGGCTGACATGGAAACTGCAGAGATTGCTTTTGATATATTTACAGAGTATATTTTGCCTCTATGTTTTCCCTGGAACACGTAGACAAAAGCCAACATGGGTGTTCCTGCTTGATTGTCAGTCGGTGCCAGTTCATAGCCGTGCTAGTGGCTACTTGAGGCTGGACGTAAAGGTGGAGCAAGGCAAGCCATTCATGAGAAGGATTGTTGGTATTTGAGCTCAATAGCCCAAACAAACACGCCCCTCCCTTCAGTGCTCCTTCAGAAGCTAGGGAACCCCAAATTAATGAAAGTGCATTGCTGAGGTAAAGGCAAATGGACAAGTGAACCCTCCCACTACTGCAACATCATGATGTGTTAGttctgaaaaacacagaaaaactaatATTACACACCTCAGACATCATGCAGACACAGAACAACCACTACAACCATCTTGAAGCCTTTCAACTCTCTCAGACTCTCCATGGTTGGAAAACCTTGCCTCTGTTATCTTTTTTCTTGAGTTCCGCAGCATCATGTCGCTGtccaatgaaaaacacatatctccaaatttatttttttcatacctGCTTTTAACACATGCCTTTTGACTGACATTTCAGACATCTAATGgagatacattttaaatagattgCGTCTTAAAGCATCGTTCCATTGGTCATATAGATACTGAACGTGTCAGTTGCTAGGGTAGAATGCAGACATGCTGTATACTGTAGAAAGCCAAAAACTTCAAAAGTGGTGATACGTGTTTTTTATCGGACAGCGACGATTAGTCAGATTTACCCTCTCacgtatagaccccttcatggtctacATCActgtggagctggagctggaggcaaaacagagggaagcttgaggcgaacactgtcacttttaaacttgaaaatgtcgtcttgctgtattggCTGTCAAAACCGGAGAATCAAAAatactaacttgaagttttatcacataccagccagtcatagacaactttggtttggctttgacgattaaaataaaggattggagtgaggcaatcaacaacacacacacttcataagattaatatgtaatgcatcatcagcttcagcctggaaaacattatgggttagaaaAAATCGTGACTGAAGTTACCTTAAGTTAATCAGTATTtagaggattcttgttacatgttaatgttaatggtAACCGCTAGGTAATGCaggttagttgtgtgtttcttacGGGTGTTGAAGCTTAAGTTGCATCTGCTATGGtatcctccacagtggttccacttacttcttgtaatatctttgttggagaggcttcacttgataaagacagacagaccaGACTCCGTGCCAAAATAGTCTCTTTAAATATGCTAGCTaactgtttacaagctatagtgtttgagttattttgcttccagttaagccctgcCCCTCACAAGTCACATcatttacaaaccatgaagggtCTATATCGCGCTGATTTACCTACGCCCCCTGTTGCTGGTTGACTGGAACAATACTTCGTAGATCGGTCCAAgccactgattttttttttcttccaattaATAGACTACATTCtttagtaatttttttttccagattaaaACGATTGActccacatttaaatacaaaaccaGCGTGCTAAGAGCATGCTCATCCTCTTAGTTGAGCATGGTAGCATACAAAAACATTCTAAGCACGGCTAAGGGCAATGGAGGTGTAAAAACCTGATGCATTTAACCTGATGATGGTACTAAAAGGTAAGGTGGTAAGGTGATTTTCATATTTGCTAAATTTCATGGTTCCCAACGACGTTTACTCAAAACCAGAAAATGTCGACTTCACGGCCGGCGGCTCCACATGGAAGGAAACTGTTACCATCATTAGCATTCATCCTTTGGGGGACATGAAGGTTGGCAAATATTTGATGGTAGCACATCAAATAGTCAAGATATTTTGGTCTAGACGGTCTAGACTTTCGGACTGGACAAACTGAATGTCAATGCCATCCCCTAGAAACAAACCACCATCTATCCATAGATTATCTATAACTGCTTGTTCTGCAGAGAGTCACTGAAGCCTATCCCAACTGgcactgggtgagaggtggaATACTCCCAGTccaccagtccatcacagggctaacatcCATGCAGCTGTCCATCCACTATCTATTACCATTTATCCATAGAGGGTCCTCACTCACTGGGTGAGACGTAGGATCGATGGACAGGTCACAAGTCCATCAAAAGGCTGACACATAGAGACAAACATTTACATCCCTACAGGCAGTTTAGACTTACCAAATGGTGTGCATGTCTTGCAGAAAATCTGTGATGTGCATGCAAACTCCGCATCTGTCAGGTTCGAACCTAGAACTGTGTTTCTgcaactaaaaataaagaaataaaaataaaaccatccaTCATGTCCTTCCTCTCCACATGAAATGTTTGCAGCTTTTTGACAGCAGCTGTGCCAgacttatatttttttctgtttacccAAGCCATAACTGAGTCTCTCCGCTCTCCTGCAGTGTTTCCACGTGCCTTACTCTGCTCTCACCATGTTCCTGAGCACAGACCAGAAGGAAAGAGACTCCGCCACCGCTTACCGTAAGGTGTTTTAATATGCAAAAAGTTATTAAGGCCTGGAATGCTGAATTAATCCAAGCCACAGCATTTCTTGTGCACCTGTTCAGACTGAGTATGTGCTTGGTGGTGTTTAAACTGAGACCTGGATCTTTGCCTCGTGTGACGACAGGAATGACAATGGAGGTGCTGGGGACACTTGTGGGCGCCGCCATCCAGGGCCAGATTGTGGCCAGCGCTCACACTCTGAAGCACTGCCCTACTCACAACACGTCTGCCGGTTACCTTGGCAACAGCAGCGGGGCAGAGATCGTCAAGAGCCTGGTGCGCTCCCAGGACTACCTGTCACACTCTGTAAGTGTCACCGTGCCATGGCAGGAGCCCAGGTGTGCTAAAAGTAGGCCAAATACTCGGGTTTGAAAATAACTTGGGTCTGTCGCTGCGGTGTATGTGCTCAAGGTGGTTTACTTTGGCAAAATATCCgaggctgaaagaaaaaaaaaacaaaacaacaacgccGAATGAAAAGGAGGATTGTTGAAAATTGGCTGCACATTTACTGACTGGCTGCAGGTTCTGACATCTGAAACGGCTTCATGTTTTAACCCGTGGGATTGAAAGGAGACGCTGCCGTTTGATATCTGAACCCGGCATCCTGAGCCGGCTCCCCCAGTCGCGACCACAAAAGGGGGTTCCTCCCTCAGATCAAGCTCCAAACGTGGCCCCGCTTGCATTGAGGGGTCTCCACAGTCTGCAAGCCATTAAGCCTATTTATATCTCACCCAGAACACATGAAGGCACCCCAGTTTAATACGCTGGAAATATTAATCTCCTGCTCCAAGGCGGCTGCAGcttagtttaaaagaaaagggagaaggacGTGAGGAGACACATTCATGTCCACATTTCAGTTTGCAGAGCTGTGAATAAacacggctgctgctgctgctgctgctgctgctgctgtgaatcCATCATGGGACGTTTTGTGAACATGAAACAAGCCAGAGTCCAAACTGTCCCGCTTTGGGTTTTGGTTGCACCGCAGCTATTGGAGCTTCAAATGTTCCCTTTCCAATGGATTTTGGGTGAACCCGATCGGGGCAACACACTCGCTACACCAAACCCTCGGCAGCCACCCGCTAAATTCCTCCGCGGTCACTGGTGAGGGTGGCACACCGTCTGAGCGAGCTCAGTCTGCCCTCGGAAACAGGGAGTGTTTGatgtgcataaataataatgaaccgCTCGGCCTGAGCCACGCGGAAAATAGCAAACAAACAGAGGTTGTTTAAGGCAGAGCAGTTCCTGTCGGGGTACGCCATTAAACGGCAGACGCTGTATTTTTGGACGCAGATCTACTTGGCGGTTTCCTCCTGTTTGCGCTCATATTTGTACAGTAGAATGTGCACAGCAGGTCATGTAGCTTTAACCATCACAGGTAATAAATCACACACCGGTGGGTGTTAAAATAAGGGAGCCAGACAAACAAACCTAACCACCATTTTGGGTAAAAGCTGACGCCCACTGTGGCATTTTGTTTCCACACTGGATGTAAGCACTTCAATTTTTTAGGCATTTGAGAACATTATGAATTAAAGATTGCAGACAGCCTAAAAATAGGCCGGATAGAATAGACTCTAGAGAGCAGAGATGAGTAGATGTAGACTATATTgtctgtttgttctttctctctgcagaagGAGGTGTACATGATAGCTGCTGGTGTTATAGGAGGAGTGTTCCTCATCTGCACCGTGGTGATGTTCCTGGGAGTCAAAGAAAGAGACGGTGAGGCTTTGGGAACTGTCACTTCGCTGACAAATATTTGCCCATTGATTTatatttctctcattttaataGCATCAAGGTTATTAACTTAAGTTCTTAatggaattagttttttttttttttttttttaccattttctgCTAATATTTTATGAGCTAATGATTTATTGACAAATTATATACACAGAACTCAGTGAGGGGCTAAATGAGTCAGTTTCTGTTTTGGGAGACATTTTTGATTTGAAGCAGTTTAGCTGCGAACAGAATAAGTAGCCTGGAGTCATGCCTTTGGGCGACTGGTCTGAGGCACATATAGTACACAACTGTaacatctgtttctgtgttgttccATAAAAGCAATTggataaatgaaataatcctAGTCCTCTTGGATGGATTAATTTAATACAAACTAAAGTGGCTTCGGCCTTAGCTGGGTGCATAAagtcatgtgtttttatgtgtctgcaACAGACGTGACCAGAGGCATTGCTGTatgcgttgttgtttttttttgtcctgttctTGTGAATGCAGTATCTCAGAAATGACTTGCAGAGAATTTCTAAGAATTTGGCACAAATGTTCACTCGGACTTGGTGACACAATAATTATGATTTAGCGGTCTCAGGTGATCAGGGGTTGAGGTGACTGTGCCCTCACAAAACACATACAGGTGTTTGCAATAAATCAACTTGTGAGTGCGGCGTTTCAGGCACACGTTGAGAAAACTTCCCTCAAATAATGTGGCTTTTGTCTTAGCTGGatggtttaatttaaaaatcagTGTAGCTTTTCATGAGAAGTGATGTAACTGAAGCATAGAAATCTAACAGcaaccaacagcagcagccagccaCCACAACTACTCACAACTAGCCACTGTGAAGCAGTTTGAAAACTATACAGGAGGCCTACAGAATTATAAAATTGTTCATTTAGAGTTTTATTATAATTTCACGTGAAGTCTGATTTTTTCGTGAATTATGTTTAACATTAATGTTCCAAAATAAACTCTGCACTTAGTGGCCCCGAGGTGATACGGTTTAAGTCATTATGAATCAAGACAAGTGGGTGCAGCCTGCTTGGGAAAAGTCCCGGTACAGCAGAGGGTAAAACTGTTGGAAAGTGTTGGAAAACACCGACAATAGGCCTCTTCCTCTAGCGCATTGTCACACttacacgcaaacacacacacacacactttggtTTTCTTTGGAAACCATTTTTGGATAGCCTAACAAATGCTACTCATTGTGACATCATAAGATTGGAACAAGAAAATCACACAGACGGAAACGTGCAACCAGGAGGCAGTAATTCAAGCTTTAACCGTAAGATTTATGAGTTGGTTGATGTGGGCAACACAGTGCTAACAGGAACGCGTCTTTCATGTAACATATGTCACGGGCTCCATCTTAAAGACAGATATATACTGCGTATTAAACTACTTTCACTAAATAAGTCCTCATCCTCTGATCTTCATTACACTATAAGTATCAAGTCTCATTGGGATAAACAGCATCCCCTCAATGCAGGGCCACTTCCTGTAGTCTCAGTGTATTCCCCATCCCTCGCTGCATGTTATTCGATACATAGCTGCGCGCTCATGTTCTTCTTCCACGTGTGACTGTTTCAGATCCGTACGCTCCAAAGACAGAGAAGCAGGTTCCTTTCCTCCAGGCCTTCGTCCTGGTGATGAGGCACGGGCCGTACCTCACCCTAACCGCCGCGTTCCTCTTCATCACCGTCGCCATTCaggtaatttttatttatgagcCACTTCTCAGACACGACGCCCGGCGTTAACGGTAAACGGAGCCGGTCCTGGGTCCTGACAATGCAGGAGAGAGCGGCTGGTGCTCAATGTTGATTTGATCAGCGCTGAAGAGCCCTTATTGAAGGATAGTGCTTtaaagcctgtttttttttggagggggtaGAGGGTACTCTTAAGAGCTGTAGCTCCGCTGTTTGCCTGTCACTCGTGCACAGATGCTACAGTTTTGACACCTCTGCTTCAGGCAGTTTAAATCACGGCAGACTTTCCAGGCTTCACGCGCCTTCGGTATatcttctccctctcccctcctcagCCGAGGTGTCAGTTGTCATCCGCGAGGGCCCCAGAGTGGGAATAAATCACAGCAGAACACAGTCAGCAGCTTCTCCCGTCACTTCAGTGCAGGAAGCTGAATGCCCAGTGACAGTGCTGAGCAGACAGGAACgaatgtgtgaatgtttcaTCTCTGGTTTCTGCAGCTGGTACAGAGCAACTTCGTCCTCTTCTGCACTTACGCCGCCGACCTGAGGGATCACTTCCAGAACATTGTACTGACCATCCTGGTGAGTACAAatagcactgttttttttttttttttttttttttttgcattgcagacattattttattttaattagagGTGTCTTGActcttttttaaagttttacaagCTTACATTTGTGAATAATCTTCCCGTTACTGTAGCTGTTTATGATTCTTTCGTGTTTACCAGATAGAGTCACAGTGAAGCACATTTCACGTCATCTAATTACATGTCTTCCCAGGTGTCTGCAGTCATAAGCATTCCGCTGTGGCAATGGTTTCTGCAGAGGTTTGGAAAGAAGACGGCGGCTTTTTGCGGCATCACGGTGAGCATCCCGCCTTTACTTTTTTGACCGACGCCACCAGCGGCTGTTGGACTGCAGTGTTTGTGCCATCTTGTGGATGCGTTGGGAAGTGTCTCAAAGCAACATTCAAGATCTGCTACGCACCAGGACTTCTTGCAAAgccatttttttgttctcacaAGGTACACAAAAGAAGGCCCGTCCCCTtacctctgtgtttgtcttcgcAGTGGATCATGCCCTTCACCATGATGCTGGTGTTCATCCCGAACGTGGTGGTGGCCTACGTGGTGGCCGTCTCGTCTGGCCTCAGCGTGGCCGCGTCGCTCCTACTGCCGTGGTGAGACGCGAAGGACGTTTCAGCTCCTTGCATCCATCAAAACTCATTTTAGAACAAGTTTGAGCCAGAAAACCATGAATGTAGaagtgtctcttttctttctttctttcttttttttttttgcattttacatttacattgacTTTGTAATTGAAAGACACGACTCAAATTGGCCACAGTGTTAACAGAAATATAGTAAACTTGGAGAACTCCATCAGGCTAATCTTGGGGTTCACTGCCTAGCCCAAAGGCGCTTGGTGGGGCCAGAGCTTGTCCTACCAATGTTATAATTAGTGTTAATCCCATTCTATAAATACAAGGTATAACATTAAAAAGGCATagcattaaaatgttaaaaatctaCTAAACCTATGACATTGCTTACCTAAATTCAGCCCTgctatttctctgtttttacatTGGCTTTTCTGCCCATTTTAGTCCCTTTGATTTGATGCCAGAGTTCATAGTAGCCGTAGTGCACCGACTTCTCTGTTAGTGGTGAGTTGGTGCCCTGTCCATTCGCCCAGGTCATGCCACGGTCATGGAAGTGGTGTTATATTAAAGAACGAGAGGTGGCGTCCAGTGTAAACCTTCTCGACAATCACAGAGCTCCTGCAACACCACGCTCTGCTTCCCTACATCTGCTTTCCAGTTGTTTCACTCATCTCCCGTCCCCTCCCTTTAACCCCAAATTAAAGTCTCttgagaagggggggggggcatgttTATTTTGGAAGGGGCTGATTGTTTATCCTGTCTGCGGGGAATGGCCGCCGCTGCCGCCCGCTGCTCACCATCTAATCGTGTTATTAGCTCTGTAATTTCAACCCGCTGTTATCCAACAGTCTCGGAAGCAGACCTCACATCGTCAGCTGTGAGCGATTCGGTTTTGATAATTAAAGTGAGGGAAATCTTAGGCACATACGGTATCCAAGCTTAAAGTGTCACAGAGATGGCGAGCATTTAAGACAAAGCAAAATCTAACctggccttgtgtgtgtgtttgtgtttgtttgactgtAATCCAGGTCCATGCTGCCAGATGTGGTGGATGACTTCAGACTGGCCAACCCCTACTGTAAAGGCCACGAAGCCATCTTCTACTCATTCTACGTCTTCTTCACCAAGTTTGCTGCCGGAATCTCCCTGGGGGTGTCCACCCTCTGCCTGGAGTATGTCTGCTTTATGTGCACCATTAATTGAATGATTGTCCGTATCTGCACTCAGCGTGTCATGATGCCTTAGGAAAACGCATTAACCCTGGTCTGATGTGTAATTCATCATGCGAAAGGTGTTGAGTTTGCTCATTTGCAGTGTTGCTGCGTCAGGCCTGATGTCGATTTCTCATCTGTGTTTAAattgaatctgtgtgtgtgtatgtgtgcaggtTTGCAGGGTACGACACCGGCGCCTGCAAGCAGCCCGCTCCCGTTGTGTACACCCTGAAGCTGCTGATCGGTGCCGCCCCAGTGGCCTTCATTGTTACGGGGTTAATGGTCCTGCTCCTCTACCCCATCAGCGAAGACGTACGGCTCAGGAACAAACTGTGCCTGGAAGAGCTACGGTGTGTAGAAATCATAAATGCCCAGCTGAGGGAAAAACTTTAACCTTTCAACTCCGCCGACTTTTTACTTTTGAAGTGGCAATCGCGATGATATCGCTGCGGCGGCGGCAGATGTGGTTAAACAGCACAGCTCgcagaagaggaaaacaaactaTTGTCGTTATAGTTGTATTAAAGAGGATCTGAGCCTCTGATCAGCAGAGCGCAGGGAAAGGAGTCAGTGGAGCTGGAGGCGTGCAGCTCTTCACCTGACAGATCACTGTGGCTGCCAATTGTTGTCAATATTTCAAACTGAGCCAAATGCTCAgacatagcttttttttttttattcattaggTGATGACGAATCACACTGACTTTCCCATGACTACTTCCTAATAAAagtctgtgttttgtcagttgaatgcttttaatgtgaaactgcAGAAGGAAACTGCAGCAATCTCTGAAAC containing:
- the mfsd2b gene encoding major facilitator superfamily domain-containing protein 2B is translated as MAAESGTVVTEEREELPASGAVTHVHHTRSQSHIQFQPLTHTTAQWQAPRALAHTRSHSHTQFNTRSHTQAQRYGCRLTHSLSAMTKGERGVQSSAGKPMKPSEPLFPKTSPQTDLSQKLSVCGKLCFAIGGAPKEVAASATAFFLQIYLLDVAQINAFQASMVLFIGKAWGAVTDPVVGFFITKSRWTKIGRLMPWMVGCTPFLVVSYFYLWFVPPFSSSGRFIWYLGFYCLYQTLITCFHVPYSALTMFLSTDQKERDSATAYRMTMEVLGTLVGAAIQGQIVASAHTLKHCPTHNTSAGYLGNSSGAEIVKSLVRSQDYLSHSKEVYMIAAGVIGGVFLICTVVMFLGVKERDDPYAPKTEKQVPFLQAFVLVMRHGPYLTLTAAFLFITVAIQLVQSNFVLFCTYAADLRDHFQNIVLTILVSAVISIPLWQWFLQRFGKKTAAFCGITWIMPFTMMLVFIPNVVVAYVVAVSSGLSVAASLLLPWSMLPDVVDDFRLANPYCKGHEAIFYSFYVFFTKFAAGISLGVSTLCLEFAGYDTGACKQPAPVVYTLKLLIGAAPVAFIVTGLMVLLLYPISEDVRLRNKLCLEELRKQSISSRTVEDLSNV